A genome region from Nicotiana tabacum cultivar K326 chromosome 13, ASM71507v2, whole genome shotgun sequence includes the following:
- the LOC107813781 gene encoding basic leucine zipper 2 codes for MSRQAHLPPRCPFQKKPLTSPVQDHFTTTLHQHNPLPPRHHKSISQSSILEEQPAWLDELLNESDSNSGGMMHRRSASDSLTLLDGLVSFEGFDKFDETESNASCESDSSSKTNCIYGPNSPRGKSNITFAENAIVSALSEYVSPNPLQYLDRCISVSGAAQSELASNVSGAANDVNAEAKAMKRHPGQRSRVRKLQYIAELERTVNTYEALESELAAKVASLLQQRVALSMENRELKQQMLRLQQEKVIVDAQYRSLRKELERLRYLAHSPNSKMNTKFRLSSAAEIGSETAWQMLDFGKLYLN; via the exons ATGTCAAGACAAGCTCATCTTCCGCCTCGCTGCCCGTTTCAGAAGAAACCATTAACTAGTCCAGTTCAAGACCATTTTACCACAACACTACACCAACATAACCCGTTACCTCCTCGACATCATAAATCCATTTCGCAGAGTTCcatcttagaggagcagcctGCATGGCTTGATGAGCTGCTGAATGAATCGGACTCAAATTCCGGTGGCATGATGCATAGGAGATCAGCTAGTGATTCTTTGACACTTTTGGATGGTCTTGTTTCATTTGAaggttttgataaatttgacgaAACTGAATCAAACGCATCTTGTGAATCGGATAGTAGCTCAAAGACTAATTGTATCTATGGTCCTAATTCGCCGCGTGGAAAGAGCAATATAACCTTTGCTGAGAATGCTATAGTTTCAGCGTTGTCGGAATATGTGTCCCCAAACCCTTTACAGTATTTAGATAGGTGTATTTCTGTGTCTGGAGCTGCACAATCGGAGTTAGCAAGCAATGTGTCTGGTGCAGCTAATGATGTTAATGCTGAGGCAAAGGCAATGAAACG GCATCCTGGACAACGGTCAAGGGTTCGTAAACTCCAATATATCGCTGAACTAGAGAGAACTGTCAACACATATGAG GCTCTAGAGTCAGAGTTAGCTGCCAAGGTTGCTTCTCTGCTTCAGCAGCGTGTTGCTTTATCAATGGAGAATAGAGAGCTAAAGCAACAGATGCTCAGACTTCAGCAGGAAAAAGTCATTGTTGATG CCCAGTACAGGTCCCTGAGAAAAGAATTGGAAAGATTGAGATACTTAGCACATTCTCCCAACAGTAAGATGAACACCAAATTCAGGCTAAGTTCTGCTGCTGAGATCGGTTCGGAAACTGCTTGGCAGATGCTGGACTTTGGAAAACTGTATCTCAACTAA
- the LOC107813782 gene encoding vacuolar protein sorting-associated protein 60.1-like, translating into MRRVFGVKKQTEPPPSIQDASDRINKRGDTVEEKIKKLDAELARYKEQLKKTRPGPAQEAVKARAMRVLKQKRMYEGQRDMLYNQTYNLDQVSFAAEGIKDAQQTMSALKSANKELKGMMKTVKINDIDNLQDEMMDLMDVSNEIQETLGRSYSVPDDIDEEELMGELDALEADMDTEGEGVPSYLQPEPALDAELSLPSAPTGHAPMPAGRANPQADDELGLPAVPRASIRG; encoded by the exons ATGAGGAGAGTTTTCGGTGTTAAGAAACAAACAGAACCTCCTCCCTCCATTCAAGACGCTTCCGATCGG ATCAATAAAAGAGGTGACACCGTTGAGGAGAAAATCAAGAAGCTTGATGCTGAACTTGCGAGATACAAGGAACAGCTGAAGAAGACCCGGCCAGGTCCAGCTCAGGAAGCTGTAAAAGCTCGAGCAATGAGGGTATTGAAGCAGAAAAGAAT GTATGAAGGTCAACGTGACATGCTCTACAATCAGACGTACAACCTAGATCAAGTTTCATTTGCTGCTGAAGGAATCAAAGATGCTCAGCAAACA ATGTCAGCTTTGAAGTCGGCAAACAAGGAATTGAAAGGAATGATGAAGACAGTGAAGATTAATGATATAGAT AACCTGCAAGATGAAATGATGGACCTGATGGATGTGAGCAATGAAATTCAAGAGACTCTTGGTAGAAGCTACAGCGTGCCAGATGACATTGATGAAGAAGAACTCATGGGTG AGCTTGATGCTCTGGAAGCCGACATGGACACTGAAGGCGAAGGTGTCCCTTCATATCTTCAACCTGAGCCCGCTTTGGATGCAGAGCTTAGCCTACCATCAGCACCAACAGGGCATGCACCCATGCCAGCTGGGAGAGCTAACCCGCAG GCTGATGATGAACTAGGATTACCTGCTGTCCCTCGTGCATCAATTCGTGGTTAA